In Rahnella aquatilis CIP 78.65 = ATCC 33071, one DNA window encodes the following:
- the infA gene encoding translation initiation factor IF-1 encodes MAKEDNIEMQGTVLDTLPNTMFRVELENGHVVTAHISGKMRKNYIRILTGDKVTVELTPYDLSKGRIVFRSR; translated from the coding sequence ATGGCCAAAGAAGACAACATTGAAATGCAAGGCACCGTACTTGATACGCTGCCAAACACTATGTTCCGCGTAGAATTAGAAAACGGACACGTAGTTACCGCTCACATCTCCGGTAAAATGCGTAAGAACTACATCCGCATCCTGACGGGCGACAAAGTCACTGTAGAGCTGACCCCGTACGACCTGAGCAAAGGCCGCATTGTCTTCCGTAGCCGTTAA
- the aat gene encoding leucyl/phenylalanyl-tRNA--protein transferase: MRLVKLEASSVNFPDPETALQEPNGLLAIGGDLTAPRLLSAYQHGVFPWFEPGEMILWWSPDPRAILVPEERHASRSLKRFMRKMPFRFTLNQQFEQVIHACAMQREDGTWIGPLVQRGYQELHEAGRAHSVEVWEGDELVGGLYGVSVGRLFCGESMFSRRENASKCALMLFCQHFSRNGGELIDCQVLNPHTASLGAREIPRRQFLQQLSELSQRALAPDCWLPQDLSPHDEDLPVFPKDRE; encoded by the coding sequence ATGCGGTTAGTTAAGCTTGAGGCCAGTTCCGTTAATTTCCCGGATCCTGAAACTGCATTGCAGGAGCCGAATGGCCTGCTGGCTATCGGCGGCGATCTCACCGCTCCCCGCCTGCTTTCCGCTTATCAGCATGGCGTTTTCCCCTGGTTCGAACCGGGGGAAATGATCCTCTGGTGGTCGCCTGACCCGCGCGCGATTTTAGTTCCCGAAGAACGTCATGCCAGCCGCAGTCTGAAACGTTTTATGCGCAAGATGCCGTTTCGTTTCACCCTTAATCAGCAATTTGAGCAGGTGATACATGCTTGCGCTATGCAACGTGAAGATGGCACCTGGATCGGGCCGCTGGTGCAGCGTGGTTATCAGGAGTTGCATGAAGCCGGTCGCGCGCACTCAGTCGAAGTCTGGGAAGGTGACGAACTGGTCGGCGGTTTGTACGGTGTTTCTGTCGGCAGGTTATTTTGCGGCGAGTCGATGTTCAGTCGCCGGGAGAATGCCTCCAAGTGCGCACTTATGCTTTTTTGCCAACATTTTTCCCGCAATGGAGGAGAACTGATTGACTGTCAGGTGCTCAACCCTCACACTGCGTCGCTGGGTGCGAGAGAGATCCCCCGCCGCCAATTTTTGCAGCAGTTATCCGAACTTTCGCAACGCGCGTTAGCGCCGGATTGCTGGTTGCCACAAGACTTATCCCCACATGATGAAGACCTGCCGGTGTTCCCGAAGGATAGGGAATAG